The DNA sequence TGTCGGCCGGGGCGAGCGAGCGGGTCTGCCCGATGATGGCGAGCCCGGTGGCCTTGATCGCCTCGACGAACTCCGCCTCCGTGAGGTCGGTGCGGAATCCGGGGATCGACTCGAGCTTGTCGAGCGTTCCGCCGCTGTGACCGAGGCCGCGGCCGCTCATCATCGGGATCGGGATGCCGCTCGCCGCGACGATCGGGGCCAGAACCAGGCTCGTCTTGTCGCCGACCCCGCCGGTGGAGTGCTTGTCCACGGTCTTCCTGCCGATCGCGCCCAGGTCGATCGTGTCCCCCGAGCGGAGCATCGCCATCGTGAGCGCCGTGGTCTCCTCCGGCGCCATCCCGCGGATGAAGACCGCCATCAGAAACGCCGCCATCTGGTAGTCGGGGATGGCGTCCTTCGTGTACCCCTCGATCATGAACTCGATCTCGCGGTCCTCCAGGCGTTTCCCGTCCCGCTTCTTGAGGATGATCTCGTACGCGCGCATCGTCGGCGCCCTCCCGTGGATGGTGGTGCGTGCAGCGTGCAGGGTGCCATGGTAGACGATCGCGCGCGGCGGAGTCAACGCCGAAGATCGACGAAGATCGACCGGGGGCCCCGTTGCAGGATTGAAGCCCCTCCCCGGCGATGGTACCATGGTGCCACGCCGCGCACGGCGGCGGGAGGAAACCGCTAAATGGACGATGCCAAAGGCCTCCTCGCGGCCCTTGCGGCCGTCGTGGGAGAGGACCACGTCGTGTCGGCGCCGGAGGAGCTCGCCTGCTACGGCGTCGACGCCGCGAAGGTGCGCGCCGTGCCCGACGTCGTCGTGCGGCCCGCCACCGCCGCGGAGGTCTCCGGCGTGCTCCGCCTCGCCAACGAGCGGCGCGTGCCCGTCTACCCTCGCGGGGCCGGTTCCGGGCTCACCGGGGGCGCGTCCCCGCTGCGCGGCGGCATCGCGCTCGAGATGGCGCGGATGAACCGCATCCTCTCCGTCGATCCAGACGACCTGGTCGCCGTCGTCGAGCCCGGGGTGGTCCTCGCCGACCTCCAGGCCGCCGTCGAGCGGAAAGGCCTCTTCTACCCGCCGGACCCGGCGAGCAGCGGGTTCTGCACCGTCGGGGGGACGCTTGCGGCGTGCGCGGGGGGGCTCCACTGCGTGAAGTACGGCGTGACCCGCGACTACCTCCTCTCGGCGGAGGCGGTGCTGCCGACCGGGGAGATCGTCCACACGGGGAGCCGGACCCTGAAGAGCGTGGTCGGGTACGACCTTGGCCGCCTCCTGGTCGGCTCCGAGGGGACGCTCTGCGTCTTCACCCGCGCCGTCCTGCGCCTCATCCCCCTCCCGGCGTGCGTGCGGACGGTGATGGCGTTCTTCCGGCGTGTCGACGACGCCGTGGACGCGGCGCACGGCGTCATGCGGAGCGGCATCCTGCCCAGGACGCTCGAGCTGATGGACGAGATGACCATCCGGTGCATCGTGGCCTATAAGCCGTTCCCGATGCCGTCGGGCACCCGGGCGATCGTCCTCGCGGAGTCCGATGGCAGCGCGGAGGAAGCGTCCCGGGAGGTTGGGCGCATGGCGGGGCTCCTTGAATCCTCCTCCGCGCTCGCCGTCGACTGTCCGCCTGACCGGGCGGAGGCCGACCTGCTCTGGGAGATACGCCGGGCGGCGTCTCCGGCCCTCTATGCCTTGAGCCCGGGCAAGCTGAACGAGGATGTCTGCGTGCCGCTGAGCGGGATGAAGGATCTGCTCCGCGGCGCCGCCGCGATCGCGGAGCGGAACCGGGTCGCCATCGCCTCGTTCGGGCATGCGGGCGACGGAAACATCCACGTGAACATCCTCTACGACACCGCGGACGCGGCGGAGCGGGGGAGGGCGGAGAAGGCGGTCGAGGAGCTGTTCCGCCTGGTGCTGGAGGCGGGGGGGAGCATCTCGGGCGAGCACGGGATCGGCACCGCCAAGGCCCGCTTCCTCAGCTGGGAGGTCGGGGCGCGCGAGATCGCCCTGATGCGGAGCATCAAGCGACTCCTCGACCCGAATGAGATCCTCAATCCGGGCAAGATATTCCCGGACTGATTCCGAGGGAACCGGGCCGGGCCCCGCGCGCGGTGCGGGCGGCGGTTCGGAGGGGGCGCGCCCCATGGCGACGGATCCGTGCATACACGAGCTGCGGCAGGAGATCGCGCGCTGCGCGCGCTGCGGGAAATGCCGCGCCGTGTGCCCGACGTTTCTCGCCACCAGGGACGAAGCGCGGGCAGCCCGCGGGCGCATCAACCTGATGGAGTCGATCCTCGACGGCGCCGCGCCGTTCAGCGCGCGCGCAGCCGAGCTGCTGACGAGCTGCTACGGGTGCACGCGCTGCGTGGAGCAGTGCCCCAGCGGCGTCCGCGTCGATCTTCTGATGCAGCGCGCCCGGGAGATGGCGGCGCGCCGGTTCGGCATCCCGCTCCCCGCGCGCCTGCTGTTCCGGCACGTCCTCCCCCGCCGCCGGCTCTACGACGCGGCGGTGCGTCTCGCGCGCTTCACCCAGCGGTTTCTCCGCAGGAGTCGGGCGCAGCCGCTGCGCCACCTTCCGCTCCTCTACGAAGGGCGGCGCAGCGTCCCCGCGCTCGCCCGGCGTTCGGCGCTGCATTCGCTTCCGGAGCTGCACAAGGGGCGCGGGGAGATCAAGGTCTCGCTTTTCCTCGGCTGTCTGCTCAACTACGTCTATCCCGACATCGCCGCGTCGATTTTGAAGATCCTTTCGCTGCACGGCGTGGACGTGATCGTCCCGAAGGCCCAGCTCTGCTGCGGGGCGCCGGTACTGGCCTCCGGCGACGAGGAGGCGGCGCGCCGCCTCGCCCGGCGCAACCTGTCCTGTCTAGAGCCGGGGAAGGTGGACGCGGTCGTCTTCGGGTGCGCCTCGTGCGCCCTCACGATGAAGCGGGACTATCCGCGGCTGCTCGGGGGGGCCGAGGCGCTCGCGGCGAAGATCACCGACATCTCCGAGTTCATACACGCGCGCCTCGGCTACAGCAACCTCCCCCTCGACGACACGGTCACCTACCACGATCCGTGCCACCTGCGGTGGGGCAGGGGGGTGGGGGAGCCGCCCCGGGAGGTCCTCCGGCGGAGTGCCCGTTACGTGGAGATGGACAGGGCGGGGGACTGCTGCGGTCTCGGCGGCAGCTTCAGTCTCTCCCACTACGATATCTCCTGTCTCCTGGGGGAGGCGAAGGTCGCCTCGATCCGCGCGAGCGGGGCAACCATCGTGGCGACCTCCTGTCCGGGCTGCATCCTCCAGCTCGAGGACCAGCTCGCGCGGCAGGGGATGGGAAATCCCGTGGTGCACGTCGCCCAGCTGTACGAGAGGAGCTTCCTGAAGGGGCGCCTGCCGCTGCCCGGCAGCTCCTCGTCCTCCTCCGGGTTCCTCACCTTGAGCAGGTGACAATCCCCGGTTCAGGCGCATCATCCGCCCCGCCCCGGGGCTCCTTCCGTTCCGGTTGTCGGCCTCGCGCCTCGTATCGCGTGCACGAGAGCGGCGCAACCAAGGTTGACAGTGACAACCGGCGTTGACACCCTCCCCGCGCCTGTCCCCGGCATCCCGCACGAACCGGCATCGTTGCGTTTTGCGCCCGAACACGTTGTGTGCTGTACGCGGCCAGGCCGGTCGCGGCGGCTTGGGCACGAATCTTGCTGTAGTAGACAGATGCGCCCGCGTCGGCGTAGGCGCACGAGGCGCACGGAAAGCGGGGGCGAAGCCGGGGCAGCCGTGAGCGCGCGTCGCGTCCTGCATCGTCTATCTCCGGCGGTTCGGCGCCGCGCGGCGTTGGCGGCGGCGCTCGTCGCCCTGCTGTCCGCGCCGGCCGGCGCGCAGAAGGCCGAGAAGACGGCGCTCCGCTGCTGGCGCTGCGGGGAGGTGTTCACCGTCCTCCAGCAGGCTTCGGCGGGGCGCTGTCCCGCGTGCCGCACCGTCTGCAGGAGGGTGGAGGAA is a window from the Chlamydiota bacterium genome containing:
- a CDS encoding FAD-binding protein, which produces MDDAKGLLAALAAVVGEDHVVSAPEELACYGVDAAKVRAVPDVVVRPATAAEVSGVLRLANERRVPVYPRGAGSGLTGGASPLRGGIALEMARMNRILSVDPDDLVAVVEPGVVLADLQAAVERKGLFYPPDPASSGFCTVGGTLAACAGGLHCVKYGVTRDYLLSAEAVLPTGEIVHTGSRTLKSVVGYDLGRLLVGSEGTLCVFTRAVLRLIPLPACVRTVMAFFRRVDDAVDAAHGVMRSGILPRTLELMDEMTIRCIVAYKPFPMPSGTRAIVLAESDGSAEEASREVGRMAGLLESSSALAVDCPPDRAEADLLWEIRRAASPALYALSPGKLNEDVCVPLSGMKDLLRGAAAIAERNRVAIASFGHAGDGNIHVNILYDTADAAERGRAEKAVEELFRLVLEAGGSISGEHGIGTAKARFLSWEVGAREIALMRSIKRLLDPNEILNPGKIFPD
- a CDS encoding (Fe-S)-binding protein, which translates into the protein MATDPCIHELRQEIARCARCGKCRAVCPTFLATRDEARAARGRINLMESILDGAAPFSARAAELLTSCYGCTRCVEQCPSGVRVDLLMQRAREMAARRFGIPLPARLLFRHVLPRRRLYDAAVRLARFTQRFLRRSRAQPLRHLPLLYEGRRSVPALARRSALHSLPELHKGRGEIKVSLFLGCLLNYVYPDIAASILKILSLHGVDVIVPKAQLCCGAPVLASGDEEAARRLARRNLSCLEPGKVDAVVFGCASCALTMKRDYPRLLGGAEALAAKITDISEFIHARLGYSNLPLDDTVTYHDPCHLRWGRGVGEPPREVLRRSARYVEMDRAGDCCGLGGSFSLSHYDISCLLGEAKVASIRASGATIVATSCPGCILQLEDQLARQGMGNPVVHVAQLYERSFLKGRLPLPGSSSSSSGFLTLSR